One genomic segment of Paraburkholderia phymatum STM815 includes these proteins:
- a CDS encoding Rieske 2Fe-2S domain-containing protein has product MVFKPNSRGADRYQYLTQTDAGTPTGELMRRYWQPVALIDSLPPGAAPQPIRILGEDLVLFRDDKDRVGLIDRKCAHRCTDLALGRVEDGGIRCPYHGWLFDVEGRCLSQPAEASATAKDRIRMKSYPLHEAAGAFWAYMGPGEPPLFPNYPALAGGAEHCYTTRWFGDCNWLQASEGNIDPVHTSYLHQLELSSEDMKARWGVFSNQSRPELAVEDTRFGVRLYTLRKIDGTERSSIRITNFVMPNACAVGGFEGYLGEGGLTMLWDVPIDDQHHWRWEFIFHRSGKLNKASLEAQYQSEKEEGDRMRRKWEDLYSQDRESMKGKAYLGLGECFSVHDIAITQSQGTIHQQADEHLSSSDIAIVRARRMLDEAARVVAEGGDPRGVVRTDADNDFRDMVVVTGEIENGDSKEAYCARFTESPDLFRPQ; this is encoded by the coding sequence GTGGTGTTCAAACCGAACTCGCGCGGTGCCGACCGCTATCAATACCTGACTCAGACTGACGCGGGAACGCCCACGGGCGAACTGATGCGACGTTACTGGCAACCCGTCGCGCTTATTGACTCGTTGCCGCCGGGGGCTGCGCCGCAGCCGATCCGGATTCTGGGCGAAGACCTTGTGCTCTTTCGCGACGACAAGGATCGGGTCGGGCTTATCGACAGAAAGTGCGCGCATCGATGTACTGACCTGGCGCTTGGGCGCGTCGAGGACGGTGGAATCCGTTGTCCATATCACGGATGGCTCTTCGACGTTGAAGGTCGTTGCCTGAGTCAACCTGCTGAAGCTTCTGCGACCGCGAAGGACCGGATCCGCATGAAGTCGTATCCGCTTCATGAGGCGGCGGGTGCATTCTGGGCATATATGGGTCCGGGCGAGCCACCGCTTTTTCCGAATTACCCCGCGCTCGCAGGCGGCGCGGAGCATTGCTACACAACGCGATGGTTCGGTGACTGCAACTGGTTGCAGGCGAGCGAGGGCAACATCGATCCAGTTCACACTTCTTACCTTCACCAGCTCGAACTGTCTAGCGAGGACATGAAAGCACGCTGGGGTGTGTTCTCGAATCAATCCCGTCCCGAACTGGCTGTCGAGGACACCCGATTCGGTGTCCGACTGTACACGTTGCGCAAGATTGACGGAACCGAACGTTCATCCATTCGAATCACGAACTTCGTCATGCCCAACGCGTGCGCAGTCGGAGGGTTTGAAGGATACCTGGGCGAGGGGGGGCTGACGATGCTTTGGGATGTCCCGATCGACGACCAGCATCACTGGCGGTGGGAATTCATCTTCCATCGAAGCGGAAAGTTGAACAAGGCCTCGCTCGAAGCCCAGTATCAGTCGGAAAAGGAAGAAGGCGACCGGATGCGGCGCAAATGGGAGGACCTTTACTCCCAGGATCGCGAATCGATGAAGGGAAAGGCGTATCTGGGGCTGGGCGAGTGCTTCTCGGTACACGACATTGCTATCACCCAGTCGCAAGGCACGATTCATCAGCAGGCGGACGAACACTTGTCGTCTTCGGATATCGCGATCGTCCGTGCGCGCCGGATGCTTGACGAAGCCGCCCGGGTTGTTGCGGAAGGCGGCGATCCGCGCGGCGTGGTTCGTACAGATGCCGACAATGATTTCCGCGATATGGTCGTTGTAACGGGTGAAATCGAAAACGGCGACTCGAAGGAAGCCTATTGCGCTCGCTTCACGGAAAGCCCGGATCTATTCCGTCCGCAATAG
- a CDS encoding PDR/VanB family oxidoreductase, giving the protein MNTIPVRVAVADTIAQDIRLLKLEANDGSSLPGWKPGSHIDLHLGQGITRQYSLCGPQGDTSAYQVAVKLEPQSRGGSKYVHESLKVGSELLISPPRNHFEMKADAGHTLLVAGGIGITPIISMARELAEKRQQFELLYFTRSEHHAAFREELEGGPLGESCKLLCGLERDDVEEALEGALDDRYDGSQLYLCGPKPFMDTVRAVAVRCGWPDEAVHFEYFAGAEPVGQGEQTSFDLKLARSGKTVTIPANKTIVDVLREEGVEVETSCEQGVCGTCVARVLDGTPEHHDCFLTSQEQARGDCMAVCISRSKSRLLVLDL; this is encoded by the coding sequence ATGAATACTATCCCTGTTCGCGTTGCAGTTGCCGATACCATTGCTCAAGACATCCGGTTGTTGAAGCTGGAAGCCAACGACGGATCTAGTCTGCCTGGCTGGAAGCCCGGATCACACATCGATCTGCATCTCGGGCAGGGAATCACCAGGCAATATTCGTTGTGCGGTCCTCAGGGCGACACGTCCGCGTATCAGGTTGCGGTCAAGCTGGAGCCTCAGTCACGCGGTGGCTCAAAGTACGTCCATGAATCTCTCAAAGTCGGCAGTGAACTTCTTATTTCTCCGCCGCGCAATCACTTTGAAATGAAGGCGGATGCTGGTCATACCCTCCTCGTAGCCGGCGGCATCGGAATCACGCCCATTATAAGTATGGCGCGGGAACTCGCCGAGAAGCGGCAACAATTCGAGTTGCTGTATTTCACACGATCAGAGCACCACGCTGCGTTCAGAGAAGAACTTGAAGGCGGCCCACTTGGTGAATCCTGCAAGCTCCTCTGCGGGTTGGAGCGCGATGACGTCGAAGAGGCGCTCGAAGGTGCACTTGACGATCGGTACGACGGCAGTCAGTTGTATCTGTGCGGTCCGAAACCCTTCATGGACACTGTCCGTGCTGTCGCGGTCCGTTGCGGATGGCCAGACGAAGCTGTTCACTTTGAGTATTTCGCAGGCGCGGAGCCAGTTGGTCAAGGCGAGCAAACGTCCTTTGACCTGAAGCTCGCCCGTTCTGGAAAAACTGTCACGATTCCGGCGAACAAAACAATCGTGGATGTGCTGCGGGAAGAGGGAGTCGAGGTCGAGACCTCGTGCGAACAGGGTGTGTGCGGGACCTGTGTCGCTAGAGTACTTGATGGGACGCCAGAACACCACGATTGCTTCCTTACCTCTCAGGAACAGGCTCGAGGCGACTGCATGGCAGTCTGCATCTCGCGTTCCAAATCCAGATTGCTCGTACTGGATCTGTAG
- a CDS encoding LysR family transcriptional regulator, with protein MEIKQLQHFSRIAEIGNLTRAASVLGVTQAALSRQVAQLEAELGTELFRRNGRGLVLTDAGRRLLDQVPMVLRQIAIAERAVKGTTGPVQGTFVLGLAPSLARTVVVPLIQAFREQLPEVTLRTVDGTSANLGELVGAGKLDCAVIYNPIASDAVDLRPLASESLYLVSGPQAAREGRVPASSVRLEAIPELPLVIAGKSNVVHGALAAALAERGLTAQVVHEIENLTAILDLIRHGYGYSVIPLSGVQPCIGDPELRLHRINSPGLEVGLSIATPVRAGSDTLISESTSLLREVVLKELQRYQIEVETAIDEQSVAPAGTRTTAKTGRGSRQ; from the coding sequence ATGGAAATCAAACAGTTGCAGCATTTCTCGCGAATCGCTGAGATCGGTAACCTGACTCGCGCTGCGAGCGTGCTGGGTGTGACACAAGCGGCCCTCAGCCGGCAGGTGGCTCAACTGGAAGCTGAACTTGGAACTGAGTTGTTCCGAAGGAACGGTCGTGGGCTTGTATTGACCGATGCAGGCAGGCGCCTGCTCGACCAGGTACCGATGGTGCTTCGCCAGATTGCGATTGCCGAACGGGCCGTGAAGGGCACAACCGGCCCCGTTCAAGGTACGTTTGTTCTCGGATTGGCACCGTCTCTCGCAAGAACCGTTGTCGTTCCATTGATTCAGGCGTTTCGTGAACAGCTACCTGAAGTGACGTTACGAACGGTGGACGGTACGTCAGCAAATCTTGGAGAGCTGGTTGGCGCTGGGAAACTCGATTGCGCGGTGATCTACAACCCGATTGCAAGTGACGCGGTTGATTTGCGGCCCCTCGCGAGTGAGAGCCTATATCTTGTCTCGGGGCCGCAAGCCGCCCGTGAAGGTCGTGTACCGGCGAGCTCAGTGCGACTTGAGGCAATCCCGGAACTTCCACTGGTCATTGCTGGAAAGAGTAACGTCGTACATGGTGCGCTGGCTGCCGCCCTCGCCGAGCGCGGGTTGACCGCTCAGGTGGTTCACGAAATCGAGAACCTCACAGCTATACTGGATCTGATACGCCACGGGTACGGCTACTCTGTTATACCGCTCAGTGGCGTACAACCATGCATAGGAGACCCCGAGTTGCGGTTGCATCGCATCAACAGTCCGGGCCTCGAGGTTGGCCTTTCCATAGCCACACCCGTTCGTGCTGGAAGCGATACGCTGATTTCTGAAAGTACGTCGCTGTTGCGAGAAGTAGTACTCAAGGAGTTGCAGAGGTATCAGATCGAAGTAGAAACGGCCATAGATGAACAATCTGTTGCCCCGGCGGGTACTCGGACAACAGCAAAAACAGGGCGAGGTTCGCGTCAGTAA
- a CDS encoding porin, which produces MKTIRSLSLISVSALVAGSACAQSNVTLYGIVDTGVQYYNNATASGGSVVGMPSLSGKLPSRFGLRGVEDLGGGYKAFFVLENGFAVNNGALGYGGRIFGRAANVGIDSRFGTLTLGRQMNMTLYALTDADVIGPSNHSLAVFDTYLPNARSDNAVGYMGKWHGFTIGATYSFGRDAAGPAGPSATNCAGQVPGDFVACRQYTVMLAYASETLGVTASYDVMRGGTGASAPLSSSANTDTRTIVDGYAKYGNLKLGAGWIRRNTSSTTHSQSDIFFAGGTYLLTPAFAVDAQAVRYILRTRSDATLFVGRVSYFLSKRTSIYSSAGYMINSPTSAVPVSAGGTVGIGKNQVGFMVGMQQRF; this is translated from the coding sequence ATGAAAACGATAAGGAGTCTAAGTTTGATATCGGTTTCTGCTTTGGTTGCCGGCAGTGCTTGCGCTCAAAGCAACGTTACGTTATACGGAATCGTTGATACAGGTGTGCAATATTACAACAACGCCACAGCTTCAGGCGGATCAGTCGTCGGAATGCCGAGCCTCTCAGGGAAACTGCCGTCGCGTTTTGGTCTGCGGGGCGTAGAAGATCTAGGCGGTGGGTATAAGGCGTTCTTCGTCCTCGAAAATGGTTTTGCAGTGAACAACGGTGCGCTAGGGTACGGTGGAAGAATATTCGGGCGTGCCGCAAACGTTGGAATTGATAGCAGGTTCGGAACCTTGACGTTGGGCAGACAGATGAACATGACGTTATACGCGCTTACCGACGCCGACGTCATAGGACCGTCTAACCACTCCTTGGCGGTTTTTGACACATATCTGCCAAATGCTCGCAGCGACAACGCAGTGGGGTATATGGGGAAATGGCACGGCTTCACTATCGGTGCGACTTATAGTTTTGGTCGAGATGCAGCCGGGCCTGCTGGCCCGTCTGCGACCAACTGTGCGGGCCAGGTTCCTGGTGACTTCGTCGCGTGTCGGCAGTACACGGTCATGCTCGCCTATGCCTCGGAGACACTCGGTGTCACTGCGTCATATGACGTCATGCGCGGAGGTACGGGAGCGTCAGCGCCGCTATCAAGCAGCGCCAATACGGACACACGGACAATCGTTGACGGCTACGCAAAATACGGAAACCTGAAGTTGGGAGCAGGGTGGATCAGGCGAAATACGTCGAGCACGACTCATAGTCAATCGGACATCTTCTTCGCGGGTGGTACCTATCTGTTGACACCCGCATTCGCAGTTGACGCGCAGGCGGTTAGGTACATATTGCGGACGCGTTCGGACGCGACACTGTTTGTTGGGCGCGTAAGCTACTTTCTTTCAAAACGAACGTCAATCTATTCATCTGCTGGTTATATGATCAACAGTCCCACTTCGGCAGTCCCGGTATCGGCGGGCGGCACCGTCGGAATAGGTAAGAATCAGGTGGGTTTCATGGTTGGTATGCAGCAGCGTTTCTAA
- a CDS encoding aldehyde dehydrogenase: MTTSRFDPQAELSDDVRSRFYIGGHWVLPNSKETASLVSPTTEKSFLSVPLADRRDVDDAVRAARKAFDTGPWPLMSAAERSDYLRRLSGAVASRMQLLSRLWTAEVGAPVWFADLFTPTATAMLEYYAELSLSFPFKEHRQTRGGHARVLRQPVGVTALIAPWNAQLPILAYKLSAALAAGCTVVVKAPPETPLDALVLAECAHEVDLPPGVLNVITADADRGAHLVANVAVDKVSFTGSTATGKVIAKTCADRLARVTLELGGKSAAIILEDAELEPTLASLSPYTMPFSGQICFAQTRILVPRNREQEIVEAYSAVIGGLNVGDPWDETTQIGPLANRRQFDRVLRYIDVGRSEGARLATGGKSCERFERGYFVEPTIFSGVTPDMTIAREEIFGPVVTVTAYDDVDHAIALANDSDFGLSGTVFTTDVERGYDVARQLKTGNVSVNGLEMSPNVPFGGFKQSGVGREGGPEGLSAFLEDQAIYLPSEAQPSKLA, from the coding sequence ATGACCACTTCGCGGTTTGATCCACAAGCTGAGTTGAGTGACGACGTGCGGTCCCGTTTTTATATTGGAGGACATTGGGTACTGCCGAATTCGAAGGAAACAGCATCGCTTGTGTCACCAACGACGGAGAAATCGTTTCTTTCCGTTCCTCTCGCTGATCGGCGGGACGTGGATGACGCGGTCCGAGCGGCCAGAAAGGCCTTTGATACGGGACCATGGCCACTTATGTCCGCGGCGGAGCGCTCTGATTACTTGCGACGCTTGTCGGGCGCTGTGGCGTCGCGCATGCAACTGCTGTCCCGGCTGTGGACGGCGGAGGTCGGCGCGCCTGTCTGGTTCGCAGACCTGTTCACTCCTACTGCGACTGCGATGCTCGAATACTACGCGGAGCTGTCCCTATCCTTTCCGTTTAAGGAACATCGTCAAACGCGAGGAGGGCACGCGCGAGTTCTCCGGCAACCGGTTGGGGTAACCGCCTTGATCGCGCCATGGAACGCACAATTGCCAATCCTGGCGTACAAGTTGAGCGCTGCCCTTGCCGCCGGGTGCACCGTGGTTGTCAAGGCACCTCCCGAGACCCCTCTTGATGCGTTAGTGCTGGCGGAATGCGCACATGAAGTAGATTTGCCGCCGGGTGTTCTCAATGTGATTACGGCAGACGCAGATCGTGGCGCTCATCTGGTGGCGAATGTCGCGGTCGACAAGGTCAGCTTCACTGGCAGCACTGCAACCGGGAAAGTGATCGCCAAAACCTGTGCCGATCGACTCGCACGAGTCACGCTGGAACTCGGTGGGAAGTCCGCAGCAATCATTCTCGAAGACGCAGAACTCGAACCGACGCTCGCCTCGTTGTCTCCGTACACCATGCCTTTTTCCGGGCAGATCTGTTTCGCTCAAACCCGTATTCTGGTTCCGCGCAATCGAGAGCAAGAAATTGTCGAGGCTTATAGTGCCGTAATCGGTGGACTGAACGTAGGAGATCCATGGGATGAGACCACACAAATCGGCCCACTCGCGAATCGTCGCCAGTTCGATCGGGTCCTTCGGTACATCGATGTTGGACGTAGCGAAGGAGCGCGATTAGCCACAGGAGGAAAGAGCTGTGAGCGCTTCGAAAGGGGCTATTTTGTCGAGCCCACCATCTTTTCGGGTGTAACACCTGATATGACAATTGCGCGCGAAGAGATATTTGGCCCGGTCGTCACTGTAACCGCGTACGACGATGTCGATCACGCTATCGCACTTGCAAACGATTCAGATTTTGGGTTAAGCGGGACCGTGTTCACGACAGATGTAGAACGGGGCTACGACGTCGCGCGGCAGCTCAAGACCGGGAACGTCTCGGTAAACGGCTTGGAAATGTCGCCGAACGTACCCTTCGGGGGATTCAAGCAGTCGGGGGTTGGTCGAGAAGGTGGTCCGGAAGGTCTAAGCGCATTCCTTGAGGATCAGGCGATTTACCTTCCATCCGAAGCGCAACCTTCGAAACTGGCATAG
- a CDS encoding GMC family oxidoreductase, translated as MDYDFIVVGAGSAGCVTANRLVREWQAKVLLIEAGPSAKSALIRMPAGTFKMLFNGSPFIKRYASSPQASLGERVVSIPQGNVVGGGSSVNAMAYTRGSRADYERWFAATGDPGWSWNGLLPYFKKQEGNQRFDNESHGSDGPLKVSDPRYTVEVADRFVRTMQRHGIPYSPDFNAGRLQGVGYMQTTTYQGQRCSAADAFLTPILDHPGLTLVTDAVVERVLFEGDAAVGVEYRVKGKLGRARTLNEVVLCAGAFATPKLLMLSGIGPAAHLKEQGLKVRVDSPGVGENLQDHNVAVVSMTTRGQYGYFGEDRGFRALRNALRYLAFRSGPIASNGAETMAFVNLGDPAAEPDLQLYCVGVMWPDPQGPKPTFGMTLMANLVRPRSRGTVRLRSAVPSDDAVVSPNWLHDVADRERLVQALRYLRRLASSEPLASIVHEEVGPGPHVQSDGELLEYLKRTTDSNYHPVGTCRMGREDDSMSVLTPDLRVKGVSGLRVFDASMMPHIISSNTNATVMAVADRAVDIMMANWNIPEERDKTKAEEHAQ; from the coding sequence ATGGACTACGACTTTATAGTGGTTGGTGCGGGTAGCGCGGGTTGTGTAACAGCGAACCGTCTCGTTCGAGAATGGCAGGCTAAAGTGCTGCTGATTGAAGCAGGCCCTTCTGCAAAGAGTGCGCTGATCCGGATGCCCGCTGGAACGTTCAAGATGCTCTTCAACGGCAGCCCGTTTATTAAGCGATACGCTTCATCGCCACAGGCCTCACTAGGTGAGCGGGTCGTTTCGATTCCACAGGGAAACGTAGTCGGCGGCGGTAGCTCGGTCAACGCAATGGCATACACGCGGGGATCGCGTGCCGACTATGAGCGGTGGTTTGCGGCGACGGGCGATCCGGGCTGGAGCTGGAACGGCTTGTTGCCCTATTTCAAAAAGCAGGAGGGAAATCAGCGGTTTGACAATGAATCTCATGGTTCCGATGGGCCGCTTAAAGTCTCGGACCCGCGGTACACGGTCGAAGTCGCAGACAGATTCGTTCGAACCATGCAGCGTCACGGAATACCGTACTCGCCCGATTTCAATGCCGGACGTCTACAGGGCGTAGGCTACATGCAGACGACAACGTATCAAGGTCAACGGTGTAGCGCGGCGGATGCATTTCTCACTCCGATCCTGGACCACCCAGGGTTGACTCTGGTTACAGACGCCGTCGTCGAGCGCGTTTTGTTCGAAGGAGACGCGGCAGTCGGCGTTGAATACCGAGTAAAGGGAAAACTGGGTCGCGCGCGGACGTTGAACGAGGTGGTCCTGTGCGCCGGGGCGTTTGCGACGCCCAAGCTCCTGATGTTGTCAGGTATCGGACCTGCAGCGCATTTGAAAGAACAGGGGTTGAAGGTGCGCGTCGATTCACCTGGGGTCGGCGAGAATCTGCAAGATCATAACGTTGCAGTTGTCTCAATGACCACCCGTGGGCAATACGGATATTTCGGTGAAGACCGCGGATTTCGTGCTTTGCGAAATGCTCTTCGCTATCTTGCGTTCCGCAGCGGCCCCATTGCATCAAATGGTGCCGAAACCATGGCCTTCGTCAATCTCGGTGATCCAGCGGCAGAGCCAGATTTGCAACTATATTGTGTGGGAGTAATGTGGCCTGACCCACAAGGTCCAAAGCCCACGTTTGGGATGACTCTGATGGCAAACCTTGTCCGCCCGCGCTCTCGCGGTACGGTGCGCCTTCGATCTGCCGTGCCGTCCGACGATGCAGTCGTCAGTCCAAACTGGCTCCATGACGTAGCAGATAGAGAACGTCTCGTTCAGGCGTTGCGCTATCTTCGTCGCCTCGCGTCTTCCGAGCCTCTCGCATCAATTGTGCATGAAGAAGTCGGGCCAGGCCCTCACGTTCAGTCAGACGGCGAGCTGCTTGAATATCTGAAACGAACGACGGATTCCAACTATCATCCGGTCGGAACCTGCAGGATGGGTCGTGAGGATGACTCGATGTCGGTATTAACCCCCGATCTGAGAGTAAAAGGGGTGAGCGGGCTGCGAGTCTTCGACGCTTCAATGATGCCCCACATTATCAGTTCGAACACCAACGCGACTGTGATGGCAGTCGCGGATAGGGCGGTCGATATCATGATGGCGAATTGGAACATTCCAGAGGAACGCGACAAGACGAAAGCGGAAGAACACGCTCAGTAA
- a CDS encoding Gfo/Idh/MocA family oxidoreductase — MTKPLRIGLMGAGAIGIQHLEALSMLENVEVVSIAGKEAPRIEDLATRYGIGHVCSDLPEMLSLREVEAVILCTPTPMHSDQAVLCLESGRHVLVEIPLADSLLGAQAVVQSQQRTGLVAMCAHTRRFNSGHRWLHERIERGAFVLRQLDVQTHFLRRSNLNALGQQRTWTDHLLWHHAAHTVDLFQYQTGEKVQVAHALQGPVHSELGVALDLSIQMKTGSGALCTLSLSFNNQGPFGSTFRYIGDGETYVARYDSLIDGCGAKIELDDQLLSGIAAQDQEFIAAIRELREPNASLASVMPCYQLLQELESQLI; from the coding sequence CAGCACCTGGAGGCACTATCCATGCTCGAGAACGTCGAAGTGGTTTCGATTGCCGGAAAGGAAGCTCCCCGGATCGAGGATCTGGCGACTCGTTATGGTATCGGACATGTTTGTTCGGATCTCCCGGAAATGCTCTCGCTCCGGGAAGTCGAAGCAGTCATTCTCTGTACGCCCACCCCCATGCATTCGGACCAAGCCGTGCTGTGTCTCGAATCTGGAAGGCATGTCTTGGTGGAGATTCCGCTCGCTGATTCGTTGTTGGGGGCGCAAGCCGTTGTGCAAAGTCAGCAACGCACAGGACTGGTTGCAATGTGCGCGCACACACGACGATTCAATTCAGGGCATAGGTGGCTACACGAAAGGATTGAACGAGGTGCGTTCGTGTTGCGTCAACTGGACGTACAAACTCACTTCTTGCGACGTAGCAATTTGAACGCGTTAGGCCAACAGCGCACCTGGACGGACCATCTTCTGTGGCATCACGCGGCGCATACTGTTGACCTGTTTCAATATCAGACGGGGGAAAAGGTACAGGTCGCTCACGCATTACAAGGACCTGTCCATTCCGAACTGGGTGTCGCGCTCGATCTGTCGATACAGATGAAGACCGGGTCAGGGGCGCTGTGCACGCTGTCGCTCAGCTTCAATAATCAAGGTCCGTTCGGATCGACTTTCCGTTACATCGGAGACGGGGAAACGTACGTGGCCCGCTACGATAGCCTGATCGACGGGTGCGGTGCAAAAATTGAGCTTGATGATCAGCTGTTGAGTGGAATTGCCGCGCAAGACCAGGAGTTTATTGCAGCTATCCGGGAGCTACGTGAACCGAATGCGAGCCTGGCGAGCGTGATGCCGTGCTATCAGCTACTCCAGGAACTCGAGAGCCAGTTGATCTGA
- a CDS encoding methyl-accepting chemotaxis protein, giving the protein MVLLGLWELATVVYRVEPGSHVTRLLSIAMVVLATTGCVFSIYCGVHLHSVVCGGLNRMGKRLEDIAATLDLSKRSSSPRMDEFGRAAVAFDALMLRIQEAVSDVSLSTDTVSRATRALVSGNLDISARTEEQAASLQETASSMTQLTETVKQNADNARCAKDEVAKANRIVERSGKVVHEMVATMEKIYGSSSKISEITGVIEGIAFQTNILALNAAVEAARAGEQGRGFAVVASEVRGLAQRSASAAREIKELIGTSVATISEGSKQADRVSVAMDEMKAAIENASQMVDEIASASEQQSQGIEQVNQAVILMEQVTQRNAAVIEQGAIAAQALEEETHRLEATVTSFKISQDPG; this is encoded by the coding sequence ATGGTCCTGCTGGGACTATGGGAACTGGCCACAGTTGTTTACAGGGTCGAACCAGGATCGCATGTTACCCGTTTACTCTCGATTGCTATGGTCGTCCTTGCGACGACTGGATGCGTCTTTTCGATCTACTGCGGTGTGCATCTACATTCAGTTGTCTGTGGAGGACTGAATCGGATGGGGAAAAGGCTTGAGGATATTGCCGCAACACTCGACTTGTCCAAGCGCTCTTCAAGCCCGCGGATGGATGAGTTTGGACGTGCAGCTGTGGCATTTGACGCGTTAATGCTAAGAATTCAGGAGGCAGTTTCCGATGTGAGTCTGTCGACTGACACCGTCTCAAGGGCCACGCGAGCCCTTGTATCCGGAAATCTCGACATTTCTGCGCGGACGGAAGAGCAGGCGGCGTCGTTGCAGGAGACAGCGTCGAGTATGACGCAATTGACGGAAACAGTGAAACAGAATGCCGACAACGCGCGGTGTGCGAAGGACGAGGTTGCGAAGGCAAACAGGATCGTGGAGAGAAGCGGCAAGGTCGTCCATGAAATGGTCGCAACGATGGAGAAGATTTATGGGAGCTCGAGCAAAATCTCGGAGATAACAGGAGTCATCGAGGGAATCGCATTCCAGACCAATATCCTGGCACTGAATGCGGCCGTCGAAGCTGCCCGTGCAGGCGAACAGGGAAGAGGATTTGCCGTTGTCGCGAGTGAAGTACGGGGTCTCGCCCAGCGGTCTGCATCCGCGGCGAGGGAGATAAAGGAATTGATTGGCACGTCGGTAGCGACGATTAGCGAGGGATCAAAGCAGGCCGATAGAGTCAGCGTGGCAATGGATGAAATGAAGGCAGCAATCGAGAATGCATCTCAGATGGTAGATGAGATTGCCAGCGCTTCGGAACAACAAAGTCAAGGTATCGAACAGGTGAACCAGGCGGTTATTTTGATGGAGCAGGTGACGCAGCGGAATGCTGCGGTGATTGAGCAAGGGGCGATTGCAGCCCAGGCGCTTGAGGAGGAGACACACCGGCTAGAAGCGACGGTTACATCATTCAAGATTTCGCAGGACCCTGGTTAG
- a CDS encoding OmpP1/FadL family transporter has product MSMQFGSQGCARALAAGVVIALYAGKALAVDGIALSGTGVKAAGMAGTSIAFPQESSSAADNPAGMGLIGSRTDFGIQVLEPLTDFEYGSPSNTLHTGKVYPVPDGGANWQINPRLTFGVSLFGTGVGTSYGRPALTVPGAGVAKSSLQTMIAAPTVTWRLTEHNIIGIGLSLAYQRFSANGAIVPADDGTLQPLPSHGTANAFGYGIRVGYIWQPASTFTLGASYASRIRMSKLSGYENDLLAAGGGRIDIGAQYGIGVAYKVIPSVTLAADWLHMEFSNTIIGSAQGFGWQDQDFFRIGVSWDVNQRWTLRTGFSHGNHPIGPSVVAQNLLAAMPVSTSVAVGATYRIGERDGVSGIFEYGFPVTVKGEGASLGFNEQTKTEVFGVSYGHKF; this is encoded by the coding sequence ATGTCGATGCAATTCGGTTCGCAGGGATGTGCGCGAGCGTTAGCTGCTGGTGTAGTTATAGCGCTTTACGCTGGGAAGGCTCTCGCAGTTGATGGGATCGCACTAAGCGGTACTGGAGTAAAAGCTGCAGGGATGGCCGGGACGTCAATCGCATTCCCACAGGAGAGCTCTTCTGCAGCCGATAATCCCGCCGGGATGGGCTTAATCGGTTCACGGACTGACTTTGGAATTCAGGTACTGGAGCCGTTGACAGATTTCGAGTATGGAAGTCCCTCGAACACTCTGCATACGGGAAAGGTATACCCGGTTCCAGATGGCGGGGCAAATTGGCAAATAAATCCGAGATTAACATTCGGTGTTTCTCTCTTCGGTACGGGTGTCGGCACTAGCTACGGGCGTCCGGCGCTCACAGTGCCGGGAGCCGGTGTTGCGAAATCCAGTCTGCAGACAATGATCGCCGCTCCAACGGTGACCTGGCGGCTCACCGAGCACAACATTATCGGTATCGGTCTATCGTTGGCCTATCAGCGGTTCTCCGCTAACGGGGCAATCGTTCCAGCAGACGACGGTACCCTCCAGCCGCTACCTTCGCACGGGACCGCAAATGCGTTTGGATATGGGATACGTGTCGGCTATATCTGGCAACCGGCGTCTACGTTCACCCTCGGCGCAAGCTACGCCAGTCGTATACGAATGAGCAAGCTGTCTGGGTACGAAAACGATCTCCTGGCGGCGGGAGGAGGCCGCATCGACATTGGTGCGCAGTATGGAATCGGTGTCGCCTATAAGGTAATTCCGAGCGTTACCCTTGCTGCTGATTGGTTGCACATGGAATTCTCCAATACGATTATCGGATCGGCACAAGGGTTCGGTTGGCAGGATCAGGACTTCTTTCGGATTGGTGTCTCGTGGGATGTCAATCAGCGCTGGACGTTGCGTACTGGATTTTCACACGGCAATCATCCAATAGGACCTTCGGTAGTTGCTCAGAATCTGCTCGCGGCCATGCCGGTTTCGACATCAGTTGCAGTCGGTGCAACATACAGGATCGGCGAAAGGGATGGGGTAAGCGGAATATTCGAGTACGGATTTCCGGTCACGGTCAAAGGCGAGGGCGCAAGCCTCGGATTTAACGAGCAGACAAAAACGGAGGTCTTCGGTGTGAGCTATGGACACAAGTTCTAG